Proteins from one Pelorhabdus rhamnosifermentans genomic window:
- a CDS encoding TolC family protein translates to MKQYGRTYISFLLSACLFAFGQSVQAESRMTLPECVSLAMKNNPAMQITEANIEKSQWSLKEAKAYNGVTLNYNLLYGRSDQAPSWYNNTTAKYPVSVNPQTGGLIDYPAWSNNYTFYDQQLKLQLPLYTGKKLESMAEMAKNGKAAMDLERTSTKQQLALEVTNSYYNALQAINLRNVAQQAVDDFKVHLTNVQYEYDVGNVALSDVLQTEVRLANAHNNLIKAQNAVKMSRYKLNKVIEINLTDDTELEDSITREPYTATLDDSLKEAFKNRVEIQQAKLNIAMGKEKIKIAHSDSLPTVSAVAMENISDTSPSSSKHNTDWTVGVNVSFNVFDNQITKNKTEGAKAELTVAIQQERQLEDAITLEVSNTYLNVTEAAERIKNNQVAVNQSQRDYAMAQERYHAGIGTNLDVMDAEVAMTQAKTNYVVALYDYSNSRAQLSKAMGKL, encoded by the coding sequence TTGAAACAGTACGGTAGAACCTATATAAGTTTCTTGTTATCAGCCTGCCTCTTCGCGTTCGGACAAAGCGTCCAGGCCGAGTCCCGCATGACGTTGCCGGAATGTGTTTCTTTAGCCATGAAAAATAATCCGGCCATGCAAATTACGGAGGCAAATATAGAAAAATCACAGTGGTCGCTAAAAGAGGCCAAGGCCTATAATGGCGTTACTCTTAACTATAATTTATTATATGGAAGAAGTGATCAGGCACCTTCTTGGTATAATAATACGACCGCAAAATATCCTGTTTCAGTCAATCCACAAACAGGTGGATTGATCGACTATCCGGCCTGGTCTAATAACTATACCTTTTATGATCAACAATTAAAGCTGCAATTACCGCTTTATACTGGTAAAAAATTGGAGAGTATGGCCGAGATGGCCAAGAACGGCAAAGCTGCCATGGATTTGGAGCGTACTTCAACGAAACAACAACTGGCGTTAGAGGTCACAAACTCCTATTATAATGCTCTGCAGGCAATAAACTTACGTAATGTCGCCCAACAGGCCGTTGATGACTTCAAGGTCCATCTGACTAATGTACAATATGAATATGACGTTGGTAATGTTGCTTTATCCGATGTACTGCAAACCGAAGTGCGCCTGGCGAATGCCCACAATAATCTGATTAAAGCACAGAATGCCGTCAAGATGTCTCGTTATAAGTTAAACAAGGTCATAGAAATAAACCTGACGGATGATACCGAATTGGAGGATAGCATCACCCGCGAGCCTTATACAGCCACCCTAGATGACAGCCTGAAAGAAGCTTTTAAAAATCGTGTTGAAATTCAACAAGCTAAATTGAACATTGCTATGGGCAAAGAAAAAATCAAAATCGCCCACAGCGATTCTTTGCCTACCGTAAGTGCGGTGGCTATGGAAAATATCAGCGATACTTCTCCTTCTTCCAGCAAGCATAATACCGACTGGACAGTTGGCGTAAACGTATCTTTTAATGTCTTTGATAATCAAATTACCAAGAATAAAACCGAAGGAGCTAAGGCGGAGCTTACCGTTGCTATTCAACAGGAACGTCAGCTTGAAGATGCGATTACCTTAGAAGTCAGCAATACCTATTTGAACGTAACAGAAGCTGCGGAGCGTATCAAGAACAATCAGGTAGCCGTCAATCAATCCCAGCGTGATTACGCCATGGCCCAAGAACGTTATCACGCCGGTATCGGTACAAACTTAGATGTCATGGATGCCGAAGTGGCTATGACCCAGGCAAAAACCAATTATGTCGTGGCCCTCTATGATTACAGTAACAGCCGTGCTCAATTAAGTAAAGCCATGGGTAAGCTTTAA
- a CDS encoding TetR/AcrR family transcriptional regulator: MNDVKNFILDKAKERFDRFGYKKMTMDELSRDCGISKKTIYWHFYNKEDLFTELMLRESFKVRQILLDGIAEASDPLEKLIQLIKDAIAIFSEDSFLTRLFKADEILFSPFISRKYDYVIRAEINSIVSAIICEEKSRGSFVK, translated from the coding sequence ATGAATGATGTAAAAAACTTTATTCTTGATAAAGCAAAAGAGCGATTTGATCGTTTTGGATATAAAAAAATGACTATGGACGAACTTAGCCGGGATTGCGGAATCTCTAAGAAAACTATCTACTGGCACTTTTATAACAAAGAAGATTTATTTACTGAACTAATGTTAAGGGAAAGTTTTAAAGTACGCCAAATATTGCTTGATGGTATTGCTGAAGCTTCTGATCCGCTTGAAAAGCTCATACAATTAATCAAAGATGCAATTGCCATTTTTAGTGAAGATAGTTTTTTAACGAGACTATTTAAAGCAGATGAAATACTGTTTTCCCCTTTTATTAGTCGAAAATATGATTACGTAATTAGAGCAGAAATTAATTCAATTGTATCTGCCATTATTTGCGAAGAAAAAAGCAGGGGAAGTTTCGTAAAGTAG
- a CDS encoding acyloxyacyl hydrolase encodes MRNLVYLVLVINLVLSSMLGKSYCYAADSTLELEKSKPKLVKPKFELETEYLTHVHFNNRYIETPSLHILEETSKINNTLTYFGLTITRPHGHIIDDGGTKGSSAFGIGPMTMVRYERNISGKLDGAIDMSGGFIVYDRAFPAGGRAYDFMWRIGPRFIYKISKNSSVNIGYMLMHVSNGWKTHNPGYNAHGVSLGVATNF; translated from the coding sequence ATGCGTAATTTAGTTTATTTAGTACTGGTCATTAACCTAGTTCTGTCTAGCATGTTGGGAAAATCGTATTGCTATGCGGCCGACTCCACTCTTGAACTGGAGAAATCCAAACCTAAACTGGTTAAACCAAAATTCGAACTGGAGACTGAATACTTGACTCACGTACATTTCAATAACCGCTATATTGAAACGCCATCACTTCATATACTTGAGGAAACTTCGAAAATAAATAATACGTTAACATATTTTGGCCTTACAATCACTCGACCGCATGGGCACATAATAGATGATGGCGGGACTAAAGGCAGTTCCGCATTCGGTATCGGGCCTATGACCATGGTTCGCTATGAAAGAAACATTTCTGGAAAGCTAGATGGAGCGATAGATATGAGCGGCGGATTTATTGTATATGACAGAGCATTTCCAGCCGGAGGAAGAGCTTATGATTTTATGTGGCGAATAGGGCCGCGTTTTATTTATAAAATTAGCAAAAACTCTTCCGTAAATATAGGGTATATGCTAATGCATGTTTCTAATGGATGGAAAACTCATAATCCTGGCTATAACGCCCACGGAGTTTCATTAGGTGTTGCTACTAATTTCTAA
- a CDS encoding potassium channel family protein has protein sequence MTRLKIAMFFFLCTVIFGVLGFKVIEHLTWFDAAYLTIETVSTVGFGDIVPLTKVGKVFTMVLIVFGVGTVAYTLSLIFSLIVEGKINDLFGRRTMLREIADFNHHVIVCGAGRVGKEVIYGLQKYGNQFVVIEANQEKVESLIDEKIMAICGDAKMDRILQEAGVKKASYLVAALSNDADNVYVTLSAKNQNSNIVVISRAEDEEAEVKMIQAGSTAVVSPSVSGGRQILAAIRHPVAYDFLEHLFYNQKIHYDLAEIRIDQGSTLISKTPNEVWTKYFLNLLIVSIKRDNAFLSTDIDKEIIRCGDLLIVVGQLTCIQSLEKLAHTTLPEVE, from the coding sequence ATGACCCGATTAAAAATAGCTATGTTCTTTTTTCTATGCACAGTGATCTTTGGAGTTTTAGGATTTAAGGTAATTGAGCATTTGACTTGGTTCGATGCTGCCTATTTGACAATCGAGACTGTATCTACGGTTGGCTTTGGAGATATCGTTCCACTAACAAAAGTCGGCAAGGTTTTTACAATGGTCCTCATTGTTTTTGGAGTCGGTACTGTAGCATATACGCTTAGTTTAATTTTTAGCCTGATTGTTGAAGGAAAGATAAATGATCTTTTTGGGAGGCGTACGATGTTACGAGAAATAGCTGATTTCAATCATCACGTCATTGTTTGCGGTGCTGGAAGGGTAGGTAAAGAGGTTATATACGGCCTGCAAAAATACGGGAATCAATTTGTTGTTATAGAAGCGAACCAAGAAAAAGTTGAGTCATTAATAGATGAGAAAATCATGGCCATTTGCGGTGACGCTAAGATGGATAGAATATTGCAGGAAGCTGGAGTCAAGAAGGCAAGCTATCTTGTTGCCGCATTGTCAAACGATGCTGACAATGTATATGTTACTTTATCGGCCAAAAATCAAAATAGTAACATTGTTGTTATTTCGAGAGCGGAAGATGAAGAAGCTGAGGTGAAAATGATACAAGCTGGCTCGACTGCCGTTGTATCGCCTTCTGTCTCTGGCGGCAGACAGATACTGGCGGCAATTAGGCATCCGGTAGCTTACGATTTTCTCGAACATTTATTTTATAATCAAAAAATTCACTATGATCTAGCAGAAATTCGCATTGATCAAGGGTCAACACTAATAAGTAAAACACCTAATGAAGTTTGGACAAAATATTTTTTGAATTTACTCATTGTTTCTATTAAGCGAGATAACGCTTTTTTGTCTACGGACATTGATAAGGAAATAATAAGATGCGGTGATCTGCTTATTGTGGTTGGACAGCTAACATGCATACAGAGCCTGGAAAAATTAGCGCACACCACCTTACCAGAGGTTGAATGA
- a CDS encoding MFS transporter: MFLINRNFGLLWFGQLVSQLGDKAYNIALMWWLFEKTKSPFFVSSFLVASMLPELIFGPVAGVYIDRWNKKKILVVSDIVRGIVVLTLAVLYQLELLEIWHIYIAALSISLCAALFNPTTMSVIPIIVEKDELQQANAMSQMVAGAVSIIGPLLGASSVALIGYVGVLLFNGLSYILSGVGEVFLRINTIGTQSKEAVFASLMQGFRYIRTDVRVLVVVAVIAIVHVFVGSVVVMMPFVATLLGGNGINNLGVMQAAMGVGMIVGSVYISKYVCKSFFEFYLFYAIMCMGLGILTLGILQLMHVYLLAFYAIVCTMIGLCIAIASVFWRTIAQLCVPTEMTGRVFSVFSTTGNISLPISIGAFGIFLNYMSSGLLFSLAGICLILIGIILLYKNQRIFEDPFNV, encoded by the coding sequence ATGTTCTTGATTAATCGAAACTTTGGGCTGCTTTGGTTTGGGCAGTTAGTTTCTCAGTTAGGTGATAAAGCGTATAACATCGCGCTGATGTGGTGGTTGTTTGAGAAAACTAAATCGCCATTTTTCGTTAGTTCTTTTCTTGTTGCCTCAATGCTACCGGAGTTGATCTTTGGCCCAGTGGCTGGAGTGTACATTGATCGCTGGAACAAAAAGAAAATATTAGTTGTATCGGATATCGTCCGAGGAATTGTTGTTTTAACGCTTGCTGTTCTTTATCAGTTGGAGCTTTTAGAAATATGGCATATCTATATAGCAGCACTCAGTATATCTTTATGTGCTGCGTTATTTAATCCAACAACAATGTCGGTTATACCGATCATTGTTGAAAAGGACGAACTCCAGCAAGCGAATGCTATGAGTCAAATGGTAGCAGGAGCTGTGTCGATAATCGGCCCATTATTAGGGGCTTCTAGTGTTGCTTTAATAGGATATGTGGGAGTGCTTCTATTTAATGGGCTTTCTTATATCCTATCAGGAGTGGGTGAGGTCTTTTTACGGATAAATACAATAGGAACTCAAAGCAAGGAAGCGGTTTTTGCTAGTTTGATGCAAGGATTTCGTTACATTCGGACAGATGTGCGAGTGCTGGTAGTTGTAGCCGTGATTGCTATCGTTCATGTATTTGTCGGGAGTGTTGTTGTTATGATGCCATTTGTTGCAACCTTATTGGGTGGAAACGGGATCAATAACTTGGGAGTAATGCAAGCTGCCATGGGTGTGGGTATGATTGTTGGATCGGTATATATATCAAAATATGTGTGTAAAAGTTTTTTCGAATTCTATCTCTTTTACGCTATTATGTGCATGGGATTAGGAATTTTAACACTTGGCATACTGCAGTTAATGCATGTCTACTTACTAGCTTTCTATGCAATAGTTTGTACAATGATAGGTCTTTGTATAGCTATTGCAAGCGTGTTCTGGCGTACAATAGCTCAGCTTTGCGTACCTACAGAAATGACTGGACGAGTTTTTAGTGTGTTTTCTACGACGGGGAATATTTCCTTGCCTATTTCGATTGGGGCATTCGGAATATTTTTGAATTATATGAGTTCCGGATTGTTGTTCTCTTTAGCAGGAATTTGCCTAATTCTCATTGGAATAATACTCTTATATAAGAACCAAAGAATTTTTGAAGACCCTTTTAACGTCTGA
- a CDS encoding MerR family transcriptional regulator, translating into MAVSIGKLACMFNLSRSTLLYYDSVGVLSPFKRSSSNYRMYSEEDCHRLEQIVIYRKAGLSLQEIKRILDGTKCVAAVNLKAKLEEINEEIAILRQQQYFIINLLQDNRLLERVSIIQKDSFVGLLQSSGINDKAQWRLHNHFEKQFPEKHENFLQLLGLTPEQVRKVREWSREEQENT; encoded by the coding sequence ATGGCAGTTTCAATTGGTAAGCTCGCATGTATGTTTAATCTATCAAGAAGTACCTTACTTTATTATGATTCCGTTGGCGTATTATCACCTTTCAAAAGGAGCAGCAGCAATTATCGTATGTATTCTGAGGAAGATTGTCATCGCTTGGAACAAATTGTTATTTATCGCAAAGCAGGCTTGTCTCTCCAAGAGATAAAAAGGATATTGGATGGTACAAAATGTGTTGCAGCAGTTAATTTGAAAGCAAAATTAGAAGAAATAAATGAAGAAATTGCTATACTGAGGCAGCAACAGTATTTTATTATTAATCTTCTACAAGATAATCGGCTGTTGGAGCGGGTGAGTATAATTCAAAAAGATTCATTTGTCGGATTGTTGCAGTCTTCCGGAATTAATGATAAGGCTCAGTGGAGGCTTCATAATCACTTCGAAAAACAATTTCCGGAAAAACATGAAAATTTTTTGCAACTTCTTGGATTAACGCCAGAGCAAGTTAGGAAAGTTAGGGAATGGTCCCGAGAAGAGCAGGAAAATACCTAA
- a CDS encoding alpha/beta fold hydrolase, whose amino-acid sequence MECKIRNISVNYEIIGQGKPIIMIHGYYPDHRLMAGCMEPIFYKLSGYKRIYIDLPGMGKTKAVEWITNSDIMLDIVIELIETIIPNTNFLLAGQSYGGYLARGIIYRMGSKVDGLLLLCPCIVADNEKRNTPSHIVLKRDGVLLSQIDLADVHEFNEMHVVQTERIWERYRDEILSGVKIADDKFLSNLQEHGYEFSFDVDNMGKKFTKPTLMILGRQDSSVGYKDAWDILDNYPRATFAVLDRAGHNLQIEQEDILNCLVNEWLTRIKES is encoded by the coding sequence ATGGAATGTAAGATAAGAAATATATCTGTCAACTATGAAATAATTGGTCAAGGAAAACCAATTATTATGATACATGGGTATTACCCAGACCACAGACTTATGGCTGGATGCATGGAACCTATATTTTATAAGCTAAGCGGATATAAGAGAATATATATTGATCTACCAGGTATGGGAAAAACAAAAGCGGTAGAATGGATTACCAATTCTGATATAATGCTTGATATTGTAATTGAGCTTATTGAAACAATAATTCCAAATACAAACTTTCTTCTTGCAGGTCAATCTTATGGCGGTTATCTTGCACGAGGGATAATTTATAGAATGGGAAGTAAAGTGGATGGATTATTATTACTATGCCCTTGTATTGTAGCAGATAATGAAAAGCGTAACACGCCTTCACATATTGTGTTAAAACGAGATGGTGTTTTATTATCACAGATTGATTTAGCGGATGTCCACGAATTTAATGAGATGCATGTTGTTCAAACTGAAAGAATCTGGGAACGATATCGTGATGAAATATTATCAGGTGTAAAGATAGCAGATGATAAATTTTTAAGTAATCTTCAAGAGCATGGATATGAATTTTCTTTCGATGTCGATAACATGGGTAAAAAGTTTACTAAGCCTACTCTAATGATATTAGGACGACAAGATTCAAGTGTGGGCTATAAGGATGCATGGGACATTCTAGATAACTATCCAAGAGCAACTTTTGCCGTATTGGATAGAGCAGGACATAATTTACAAATAGAGCAAGAAGACATACTTAATTGTTTAGTTAATGAATGGTTAACAAGGATCAAAGAATCTTAA
- a CDS encoding GNAT family N-acetyltransferase, with protein sequence MRYLQGDSFGGAFVVGNVLGFGLENHKDQRRCGDYYGYFSKGELLGILPFYNMGSCIPVFEEEENEVIASFADIMKKRQFQVLIGMKKFIKPLYEAILSEKGTVRCQDSSYFVNKHFTPLTLEDTTFADANEIDKDEAVEFIRKAYWEGFNHEYTPEEARKIVEQRGPEEEYLFLLVDGKIVAQAYIQAVTDTVNQIGGVFTLEEERSKRYGKAIVSELCRRIIVRGKMPTLSVRKDNTPAVKAYAALGFSHHDDYLIVKYKI encoded by the coding sequence TTGAGGTATTTACAGGGGGATAGTTTTGGCGGGGCTTTTGTAGTAGGAAATGTGTTGGGATTTGGCTTAGAAAATCATAAGGATCAGAGAAGATGTGGTGATTACTATGGCTATTTTTCTAAAGGAGAATTATTAGGAATATTACCCTTTTATAATATGGGCAGCTGTATTCCTGTATTTGAAGAAGAAGAAAATGAAGTGATTGCATCTTTTGCAGATATCATGAAAAAAAGGCAGTTCCAAGTTTTAATAGGAATGAAAAAGTTTATCAAACCTCTATATGAGGCTATCCTTTCCGAAAAAGGGACAGTAAGGTGTCAAGATAGCAGTTATTTTGTAAACAAACATTTTACCCCTTTGACTTTAGAGGATACAACTTTTGCCGATGCGAACGAAATTGATAAGGATGAAGCAGTTGAATTTATAAGAAAAGCTTATTGGGAGGGATTCAATCATGAGTATACCCCTGAGGAAGCTAGAAAAATAGTAGAACAACGCGGCCCAGAGGAAGAGTATCTTTTTCTCTTAGTTGACGGTAAAATCGTCGCTCAGGCATATATTCAGGCCGTTACTGATACAGTTAATCAAATTGGCGGAGTATTTACTTTGGAAGAAGAACGCAGCAAAAGATACGGTAAGGCTATTGTATCGGAATTATGTCGTCGAATTATTGTTAGGGGTAAAATGCCAACTCTTTCGGTTCGCAAAGATAATACTCCAGCAGTTAAAGCCTATGCTGCTCTTGGATTTTCGCATCATGATGACTATTTAATTGTTAAGTATAAAATATAA
- a CDS encoding DUF3795 domain-containing protein — MVSNFPEEQFFMEKTAEEIANSIAPCGFVCGMCYDTVRCSCPGCQDENEICPIRQCCIERKIRGCWNCREFPCCECNFRGVRIRAFLRCAKEEGIEALAGYLLQNVKNGIHYHNGKTYNGDYDICETEDQVIELLHNGKGKV, encoded by the coding sequence ATGGTAAGTAATTTTCCAGAAGAACAATTTTTTATGGAAAAAACAGCTGAGGAAATCGCTAATAGTATAGCTCCGTGTGGGTTTGTGTGTGGCATGTGTTACGATACCGTGCGTTGCTCTTGTCCAGGCTGCCAAGATGAGAATGAGATCTGTCCCATCCGTCAATGTTGTATAGAACGCAAAATTCGTGGTTGCTGGAACTGCCGTGAGTTTCCATGTTGTGAGTGTAATTTTCGTGGTGTCCGTATACGGGCATTTTTACGATGTGCAAAAGAAGAAGGTATAGAGGCCCTTGCTGGATATTTGTTGCAAAATGTAAAAAATGGGATTCATTATCATAATGGGAAAACATACAACGGAGATTACGACATATGTGAAACCGAAGATCAGGTAATTGAATTGCTACACAATGGAAAAGGTAAAGTATGA
- a CDS encoding GNAT family N-acetyltransferase — translation MIQTIGIYEDSKLVAWIATHDDGAIGLLHVLPEYRKKGYGYELTVALIMHMYEQGKLPFIHIEEDNVKSMNLALKVGFVKDRRIHWLKMA, via the coding sequence GTGATCCAAACTATAGGTATCTATGAGGATAGTAAACTTGTAGCTTGGATTGCGACTCATGATGATGGTGCAATAGGGTTATTACATGTACTTCCGGAATATAGAAAAAAAGGGTATGGATATGAACTGACCGTTGCCTTAATAATGCATATGTATGAGCAAGGTAAGCTTCCATTTATTCATATTGAAGAGGATAATGTGAAATCAATGAATCTAGCATTAAAAGTCGGTTTCGTGAAAGATAGGCGTATTCACTGGCTAAAAATGGCGTGA
- a CDS encoding DUF255 domain-containing protein, translated as MLLLQHAYNPVNWYPWGDEAFAKVREEDKPMFLSIGYSMCHWCHVGCIS; from the coding sequence ATTCTACTACTTCAGCATGCGTATAATCCAGTGAATTGGTATCCGTGGGGTGATGAAGCCTTTGCCAAAGTGAGGGAAGAAGACAAGCCTATGTTTTTGAGTATAGGCTATAGTATGTGCCATTGGTGCCATGTCGGCTGTATAAGCTAG
- a CDS encoding GNAT family N-acetyltransferase produces the protein MDIVIATKQDTVGIINMISECIKSMEAQGIYQWNKVYPNFEVIENDIKNGSGYVIKDNNKCIAYVAINEEQSLEYSQISWSTDVSKVLVIHRLSVHPESQGKCIAKKLMNFIEDFAVKHKYTCIRLDVYSGNRVALRLYEKMGYKSLGQVFFSWRELPFFCYEKVFATEV, from the coding sequence GTGGATATAGTTATTGCTACAAAACAAGATACAGTTGGTATTATTAATATGATTTCTGAATGTATAAAATCTATGGAAGCACAAGGGATATACCAATGGAATAAGGTTTATCCTAACTTTGAAGTAATTGAAAATGATATTAAGAATGGTTCTGGTTATGTCATTAAAGATAATAACAAATGTATTGCCTATGTTGCAATAAATGAAGAACAATCTCTAGAATACAGCCAAATTTCTTGGTCTACTGATGTAAGTAAAGTTTTAGTTATACACAGACTTTCTGTACATCCAGAGTCTCAGGGTAAATGTATTGCAAAAAAACTTATGAATTTCATTGAAGATTTTGCTGTAAAGCATAAATACACTTGTATTAGATTAGATGTCTATAGTGGAAATAGAGTAGCTTTAAGGCTTTATGAAAAAATGGGTTATAAAAGTTTAGGACAAGTGTTTTTTTCTTGGAGAGAATTACCTTTTTTTTGTTATGAAAAAGTATTTGCTACTGAAGTCTAA
- a CDS encoding Rrf2 family transcriptional regulator, whose protein sequence is MSATNKANRLISEKSPYLLQHAYNLAMHCIVAYMIKYDKNENLSLQPLANHLNISATYLSKILTQLVKADII, encoded by the coding sequence ATGTCAGCTACAAATAAAGCCAATAGACTGATTTCTGAAAAATCTCCATACCTACTTCAACATGCATACAACCTAGCTATGCACTGTATCGTTGCGTATATGATTAAATATGATAAAAATGAGAATTTGAGTTTACAACCATTAGCAAACCACTTGAATATATCTGCTACCTATCTCTCAAAGATTTTAACGCAGTTAGTAAAGGCTGATATAATTTAG
- a CDS encoding transposase: MARKPRVHYEGAVYHVIARGNNRASIFETDEEKQKYLELIKDYKERYGFHLYAYAIMDNHIHLLLQVGKSPLAKIIQGIQQRYTQYYNWHQKHRKTTDL; encoded by the coding sequence ATGGCAAGAAAACCAAGAGTACATTATGAAGGTGCGGTGTATCATGTAATTGCCAGGGGAAATAATCGAGCAAGCATATTTGAAACCGATGAAGAAAAACAAAAATATTTAGAGCTTATAAAAGACTATAAAGAACGATATGGATTTCATTTGTACGCTTATGCGATTATGGATAATCATATCCATTTGCTGCTACAGGTAGGAAAATCACCATTGGCAAAAATTATACAAGGCATTCAGCAAAGATATACGCAATATTATAATTGGCACCAAAAACATAGGAAAACGACTGATTTATGA
- a CDS encoding aminotransferase-like domain-containing protein: MPVNSFENYPMTWRPIIDRVFKPLYLSLANQLEQDIISGSLLPGTKLPPQRELADFLDINVSTVSKAFKICELKGLLSATVGSGTFVSFDALSNAYLLTDGKPKNSIEMGATIPESSSYESLMLQLKNMLNEPDFGKWFSYSRPNDVLWQKDAAVKLMRKGGYITDIETILFANGGQNAITAILAGICRHGDKIGADPHTYSGLKTSAGMLGVRLVPIKHQDGEMAEDVLIYACKNENLKGIYLIPDYQNPTTHRMSLARRKALARIAKEYNIFIIEDATYHLMCEKPLPAVAAFAPAQTIYITSLSKTMGPGLRLAYVSVPEQYKNSLTNALYNMNISVSPLLAELAARMIVSNHLDTIIESHRKNTIYRNQLVNEYLSEYDCYGDDTCIFRWLQLPSNISGVDFEILALEQGVQVYAAERFTVGNSIPEKAVRLAICAPETIEELERGLILLQQLLHTIN, encoded by the coding sequence ATGCCTGTAAACTCATTTGAAAACTATCCCATGACTTGGAGACCTATAATAGATAGAGTTTTTAAACCGCTATATCTTTCTTTGGCAAACCAACTTGAACAGGATATTATCAGCGGTTCATTGCTTCCGGGAACCAAGTTGCCACCACAAAGAGAATTGGCTGATTTTTTAGATATAAATGTAAGCACCGTTTCAAAAGCTTTTAAAATATGTGAACTTAAGGGATTGTTAAGTGCGACAGTAGGTAGCGGTACATTCGTTTCTTTTGACGCATTATCCAATGCTTATTTGCTTACCGATGGCAAGCCTAAGAATTCGATTGAAATGGGGGCGACAATTCCAGAATCATCTTCCTATGAGTCACTCATGTTACAATTGAAAAACATGCTTAATGAACCTGATTTTGGGAAATGGTTCAGTTATAGCAGACCCAATGATGTACTTTGGCAGAAAGACGCGGCTGTAAAACTTATGCGTAAAGGCGGTTATATTACAGATATTGAAACCATTTTATTTGCTAACGGTGGGCAAAATGCAATTACAGCCATCCTAGCTGGCATTTGCAGGCATGGTGATAAGATTGGTGCTGATCCTCATACTTACTCAGGATTAAAAACTTCGGCAGGAATGCTGGGGGTTCGATTAGTGCCGATTAAACATCAAGACGGAGAAATGGCTGAAGACGTTCTCATTTATGCTTGCAAAAATGAAAATCTAAAAGGTATTTATCTTATACCGGATTACCAAAATCCAACTACTCACCGAATGTCGCTTGCCCGCAGGAAAGCATTAGCCCGAATAGCAAAAGAATATAATATTTTCATCATAGAGGACGCTACTTACCATCTTATGTGTGAAAAACCGCTACCGGCTGTGGCTGCATTTGCACCAGCACAGACAATCTATATAACAAGCCTGTCGAAAACAATGGGGCCTGGTCTTAGATTGGCTTATGTATCGGTTCCAGAACAGTATAAAAACTCTCTAACTAATGCGCTTTATAACATGAATATTTCTGTTTCTCCTTTGTTGGCAGAATTAGCTGCCCGAATGATAGTGTCAAATCATCTTGACACTATCATTGAAAGCCACCGAAAAAACACGATTTATAGAAATCAACTTGTAAATGAATATTTATCAGAATATGATTGCTATGGTGATGACACTTGCATTTTTCGTTGGCTACAGTTACCGTCTAATATATCAGGAGTAGATTTTGAAATTCTGGCTTTAGAGCAAGGTGTTCAAGTATATGC